One Salmo trutta chromosome 26, fSalTru1.1, whole genome shotgun sequence DNA window includes the following coding sequences:
- the nlrc3l gene encoding mucin-12 isoform X15 yields the protein MDSDSEVEGILQGSRNQERPPSSYGSMKSDEEEDENITEAQPSVGKSELHTFTTYTGVLLNRNVSPETVFTETTHQQSVSKNPQERTFITERSHTHTHQQSVSKHPQERTFITERSHTHTTHTTHQQSVSKHPQERTFITERSHTHTYTHHTPAVCQQAPPGENLHHREVSHTHTHTSSLSASTPRREPSSQRGNTHTHTPHTSSLSKHPQERTFITERSHTHTHTHTHTHTHTHTHTHTHTYTHTPAVCQLAPPGENLHHREVTHTYHTHQQSVSKHPQERTFITERSHTHTHHTHQQSVSKHPQERTFITERSHTHTHTSSLSASTPRREPSSQRGHTHTHTHTHTHTTHQQSVSKHPQERTFITERSHTHTTHQQSVSKHPQERTFITERSHTHTHQQSVSKHPQERTLITERSHTHTPHTSSLSASTPRREPSSQRGLTHIHTPHTSSLSASTPRREPSSQRGHTHQQSVSKHPQERTFITERSHTHTSSLSASTPRREPSSQRGLTHHTHHTPAVCQQAPPGENLHHREVTHTHTHTHTHTHTHTHTHTHTHTHTHTSSLSASTLRREPSSQRGLTHTHTHTSSLSASTPRREPSSQRGHIHTHTSSLSASTPRRELSSQRGHTHTHTHATHTSSLSASTPRREPSSQRGLTHTHTPAVCQQAPPGENLHHREVTHTHTHTHTHTHTHTHTHTHTHHTHTSSLSASTPRREPSSQRGLTHTPHTPHTPAVCQQAPPGENLHHREVSHTHTPHTPAVCQQAPPGENLHHREVSHTHTHTSSLSASTPRREPSSLRDHIYTHTHHTPAVCQQAPPGENLHHREVSHTHTHQQSVSKHPQERTFITERSHIHTHTHTHHTPAVCQQAPPGENLHHREVTYTHTHTHTHTHTHTHTHTHTHTHTHTHTHTHTHTHSCLSGKLSL from the exons ATGGACTCGGATTCAGAAGTGGAGGG GATCCTACAGGGTAGCCGTAACCAGGAGAGACCTCCCTCTAGCTATGGCTCCATGAagagtgatgaagaggaggacgaGAACATCACTGAGGCTCAGCCCTCAGTTGGCAAATCGGAACTACACACCTTCACTACATATAcagg GGTCCTGCTGAACCGCAACGTGTCTCCAGAGACAGTCTTCACTGAGACCACACACCAGCAGTCTGTCAGCAAGAACCCCCAGGAGAGAACCTTCATCACagagaggtcacacacacacacacaccagcagtctGTCAGCAAGCACCCCCAGGAGAGAACCTTCATCACagagaggtcacacacacacaccacacacaccacacaccagcaGTCTGTCAGCAAGCACCCCCAGGAGAGAACCTTCATCACAGagaggtctcacacacacacatacacacaccacacaccagcaGTCTGTCAGCAAGCACCCCCAGGAGAGAACCTTCATCACAGagaggtctcacacacacacacacacaccagcagtctGTCAGCAAGCACCCCCAGGAGAGAACCTTCATCACagagaggaaacacacacacacacacaccacacaccagcaGTCTCAGCAAGCACCCCCAGGAGAGAACCTTCATCACagagaggtcacacacacacacacacacacacacacacacacacacacacacacacacacacacacacacacacacatacacacacacaccagcagtctGTCAGCTAGCACCCCCAGGAGAGAACCTTCATCACAGagaggtcacacacacataccacacacaccagCAGTCTGTCAGCAAGCACCCCCAGGAGAGAACCTTCATCACAGagaggtctcacacacacacacaccacacacaccagcagTCTGTCAGCAAGCACCCCCAGGAGAGAACCTTCATCACAGagag gtctcacacacacacacacaccagcagtctGTCAGCAAGCACCCCCAGGAGAGAACCTTCATCACagagaggtcacacacacacacatacacacacacacacacacaccacacaccagcaGTCTGTCAGCAAGCACCCCCAGGAGAGAACCTTCATCACagagaggtcacacacacacaccacacaccagcaGTCTGTCAGCAAGCACCCCCAGGAGAGAACCTTCATCACAGagaggtctcacacacacacacaccagcagtctGTCAGCAAGCACCCCCAGGAGAGAACCTTAATCACAGagaggtctcacacacacacaccacacaccagtaGTCTGTCAGCAAGCACCCCCAGGAGAGAACCTTCATCACAGAGaggtctcacacacatacacacaccacacaccagcaGTCTGTCAGCAAGCACCCCCAGGAGAGAACCTTCATCACAGAGAGGTCACACACACCAGCAGTCTGTCAGCAAGCACCCCCAGGAGAGAACCTTCATCACagagaggtcacacacacacaccagcagtctGTCAGCAAGCACCCCCAGGAGAGAACCTTCATCACAGAGAggtctcacacaccacacacaccacacaccagcaGTCTGTCAGCAAGCACCCCCAGGAGAGAACCTTCATCACagagaggtcacacacacacacacacacacacacacacacacacacacacacacacacacacacacacacacacacacacatacacacaccagcaGTCTGTCAGCAAGCACCCTCAGGAGAGAACCTTCATCACAGagaggtctcacacacacacacacacacaccagcagtctGTCAGCAAGCACCCCCAGGAGAGAACCTTCATCACAGAgaggtcacatacacacacacaccagcagtctGTCAGCAAGCACCCCCAGGAGAGAACTTTCATCACagagaggtcacacacacacacatacacacgccacacacaccaGCAGTCTGTCAGCAAGCACCCCCAGGAGAGAACCTTCATCACAGagaggtctcacacacacacacacaccagcagtctGTCAGCAAGCACCCCCAGGAGAGAACCTTCATCACagagaggtcacacacacacacacacacacacacacacacacacacacacacacacacacacacacacacacacaccatacacacaccagcAGTCTGTCAGCAAGCACCCCCAGGAGAGAACCTTCATCACAGagaggtctcacacacacaccacacacaccacacacaccagcagTCTGTCAGCAAGCACCCCCAGGAGAGAACCTTCATCACAGagaggtctcacacacacacacaccacacacaccagcagTCTGTCAGCAAGCACCCCCAGGAGAGAACCTTCATCACAGagaggtctcacacacacacacacacaccagcagtctGTCAGCAAGCACCCCCAGGAGAGAACCTTCATCACTGAGAgatcacatatacacacacacacaccacacaccagcaGTCTGTCAGCAAGCACCCCCAGGAGAGAACCTTCATCACagagag gtctcacacacacacacacaccagcagtctGTCAGCAAGCACCCCCAGGAGAGAACCTTCATCACAGAGAgatcacatatacacacacacacacacacacaccacacaccagcaGTCTGTCAGCAAGCACCCCCAGGAGAGAACCTTCATCACAGAGaggtcacat acacacacacacacacacacacacacacacacacacacacacacacacacacacacacacacacacacacacacacacacacacacacacacacacacacacacagttgcttATCAGGTAAATTGTCTTTGTAG
- the nlrc3l gene encoding LIM domain-containing protein A isoform X4 encodes MDSDSEVEGILQGSRNQERPPSSYGSMKSDEEEDENITEAQPSVGKSELHTFTTYTGVLLNRNVSPETVFTETTHQQSVSKNPQERTFITERSHTHTHQQSVSKHPQERTFITERSHTHTTHTTHQQSVSKHPQERTFITERSHTHTYTHHTPAVCQQAPPGENLHHREVSHTHTHTSSLSASTPRREPSSQRGNTHTHTPHTSSLSKHPQERTFITERSHTHTHTHTHTHTHTHTHTHTHTYTHTPAVCQLAPPGENLHHREVTHTYHTHQQSVSKHPQERTFITERSHTHTHHTHQQSVSKHPQERTFITERSHTHTYTHHTPAVCQQAPPGENLHHREVSHTHTHQQSVSKHPQERTFITERSHTHTHQQSVSKHPQERTLITERSHTHTPHTSSLSASTPRREPSSQRGLTHIHTPHTSSLSASTPRREPSSQRGHTHQQSVSKHPQERTFITERSHTHTSSLSASTPRREPSSQRGLTHHTHHTPAVCQQAPPGENLHHREVTHTHTHTHTHTHTHTHTHTHTHTHTHTSSLSASTLRREPSSQRGLTHTHTHTSSLSASTPRREPSSQRGHIHTHTSSLSASTPRRELSSQRGHTHTHTHATHTSSLSASTPRREPSSQRGHTHTHTHTHTHTHTHTHTHTHTPYTHQQSVSKHPQERTFITERSHTHTTHTTHTSSLSASTPRREPSSQRGLTHTHTTHTSSLSASTPRREPSSQRGLTHTHTHQQSVSKHPQERTFITERSHIHTHTPHTSSLSASTPRREPSSQRGHTHTHTHTHTHTTHQQSVSKHPQERTFITERSHTHTTHQQSVSKHPQERTLITERSHTHTTHTSSLSASTPRREPSSQRGLTHTHTTHTSSLSASTPRREPSSQRGLTHTHTPAVCQQAPPGENLHHREITYTHTHTHTPHTSSLSASTPRREPSSQRGHIHTHTHTHTHTHTHTHTHTHTHTHTHTHTHTHTHTQLLIR; translated from the exons ATGGACTCGGATTCAGAAGTGGAGGG GATCCTACAGGGTAGCCGTAACCAGGAGAGACCTCCCTCTAGCTATGGCTCCATGAagagtgatgaagaggaggacgaGAACATCACTGAGGCTCAGCCCTCAGTTGGCAAATCGGAACTACACACCTTCACTACATATAcagg GGTCCTGCTGAACCGCAACGTGTCTCCAGAGACAGTCTTCACTGAGACCACACACCAGCAGTCTGTCAGCAAGAACCCCCAGGAGAGAACCTTCATCACagagaggtcacacacacacacacaccagcagtctGTCAGCAAGCACCCCCAGGAGAGAACCTTCATCACagagaggtcacacacacacaccacacacaccacacaccagcaGTCTGTCAGCAAGCACCCCCAGGAGAGAACCTTCATCACAGagaggtctcacacacacacatacacacaccacacaccagcaGTCTGTCAGCAAGCACCCCCAGGAGAGAACCTTCATCACAGagaggtctcacacacacacacacacaccagcagtctGTCAGCAAGCACCCCCAGGAGAGAACCTTCATCACagagaggaaacacacacacacacacaccacacaccagcaGTCTCAGCAAGCACCCCCAGGAGAGAACCTTCATCACagagaggtcacacacacacacacacacacacacacacacacacacacacacacacacacacacacacacacacacatacacacacacaccagcagtctGTCAGCTAGCACCCCCAGGAGAGAACCTTCATCACAGagaggtcacacacacataccacacacaccagCAGTCTGTCAGCAAGCACCCCCAGGAGAGAACCTTCATCACAGagaggtctcacacacacacacaccacacacaccagcagTCTGTCAGCAAGCACCCCCAGGAGAGAACCTTCATCACAGagaggtctcacacacacacatacacacaccacacaccagcaGTCTGTCAGCAAGCACCCCCAGGAGAGAACCTTCATCACAGagaggtctcacacacacacacacaccagcagtctGTCAGCAAGCACCCCCAGGAGAGAACCTTCATCACagagag gtctcacacacacacacaccagcagtctGTCAGCAAGCACCCCCAGGAGAGAACCTTAATCACAGagaggtctcacacacacacaccacacaccagtaGTCTGTCAGCAAGCACCCCCAGGAGAGAACCTTCATCACAGAGaggtctcacacacatacacacaccacacaccagcaGTCTGTCAGCAAGCACCCCCAGGAGAGAACCTTCATCACAGAGAGGTCACACACACCAGCAGTCTGTCAGCAAGCACCCCCAGGAGAGAACCTTCATCACagagaggtcacacacacacaccagcagtctGTCAGCAAGCACCCCCAGGAGAGAACCTTCATCACAGAGAggtctcacacaccacacacaccacacaccagcaGTCTGTCAGCAAGCACCCCCAGGAGAGAACCTTCATCACagagaggtcacacacacacacacacacacacacacacacacacacacacacacacacacacacacacacacacacacacatacacacaccagcaGTCTGTCAGCAAGCACCCTCAGGAGAGAACCTTCATCACAGagaggtctcacacacacacacacacacaccagcagtctGTCAGCAAGCACCCCCAGGAGAGAACCTTCATCACAGAgaggtcacatacacacacacaccagcagtctGTCAGCAAGCACCCCCAGGAGAGAACTTTCATCACagagaggtcacacacacacacatacacacgccacacacaccaGCAGTCTGTCAGCAAGCACCCCCAGGAGAGAACCTTCATCACAGagag gtcacacacacacacacacacacacacacacacacacacacacacacacacacacacacacacacacaccatacacacaccagcAGTCTGTCAGCAAGCACCCCCAGGAGAGAACCTTCATCACAGagaggtctcacacacacaccacacacaccacacacaccagcagTCTGTCAGCAAGCACCCCCAGGAGAGAACCTTCATCACAGagaggtctcacacacacacacaccacacacaccagcagTCTGTCAGCAAGCACCCCCAGGAGAGAACCTTCATCACAGagaggtctcacacacacacacacacaccagcagtctGTCAGCAAGCACCCCCAGGAGAGAACCTTCATCACTGAGAgatcacatatacacacacacacaccacacaccagcaGTCTGTCAGCAAGCACCCCCAGGAGAGAACCTTCATCACagagaggtcacacacacacacatacacacacacacacacacaccacacaccagcaGTCTGTCAGCAAGCACCCCCAGGAGAGAACCTTCATCACagagaggtcacacacacacaccacacaccagcaGTCTGTCAGCAAGCACCCCCAGGAGAGAACCTTAATCACAGagaggtctcacacacacaccacacacaccagcagTCTGTCAGCAAGCACCCCCAGGAGAGAACCTTCATCACAGagaggtctcacacacacacacaccacacacaccagcagTCTGTCAGCAAGCACCCCCAGGAGAGAACCTTCATCACAGagaggtctcacacacacacacacaccagcagtctGTCAGCAAGCACCCCCAGGAGAGAACCTTCATCACAGAGAgatcacatatacacacacacacacacacacaccacacaccagcaGTCTGTCAGCAAGCACCCCCAGGAGAGAACCTTCATCACAGAGaggtcacat acacacacacacacacacacacacacacacacacacacacacacacacacacacacacacacacacacacacacacacacacacacacacacacacacacacacagttgcttATCAGGTAA
- the nlrc3l gene encoding LIM domain-containing protein A isoform X16: MDSDSEVEGILQGSRNQERPPSSYGSMKSDEEEDENITEAQPSVGKSELHTFTTYTGVLLNRNVSPETVFTETTHQQSVSKNPQERTFITERSHTHTHQQSVSKHPQERTFITERSHTHTTHTTHQQSVSKHPQERTFITERSHTHTYTHHTPAVCQQAPPGENLHHREVSHTHTHTSSLSASTPRREPSSQRGNTHTHTPHTSSLSKHPQERTFITERSHTHTHTHTHTHTHTHTHTHTHTYTHTPAVCQLAPPGENLHHREVTHTYHTHQQSVSKHPQERTFITERSHTHTHHTHQQSVSKHPQERTFITERSHTHTHTSSLSASTPRREPSSQRGHTHTHTHTHTHTTHQQSVSKHPQERTFITERSHTHTTHQQSVSKHPQERTFITERSHTHTHQQSVSKHPQERTLITERSHTHTPHTSSLSASTPRREPSSQRGLTHIHTPHTSSLSASTPRREPSSQRGHTHQQSVSKHPQERTFITERSHTHTSSLSASTPRREPSSQRGLTHHTHHTPAVCQQAPPGENLHHREVTYTHTPAVCQQAPPGENFHHREVTHTHIHTPHTPAVCQQAPPGENLHHREVSHTHTHQQSVSKHPQERTFITERSHTHTTHTTHTSSLSASTPRREPSSQRGLTHTHTTHTSSLSASTPRREPSSQRGLTHTHTHQQSVSKHPQERTFITERSHIHTHTPHTSSLSASTPRREPSSQRGHTHTHTHTHTHTTHQQSVSKHPQERTFITERSHTHTTHQQSVSKHPQERTLITERSHTHTTHTSSLSASTPRREPSSQRGLTHTHTTHTSSLSASTPRREPSSQRGLTHTHTPAVCQQAPPGENLHHREITYTHTHTHTPHTSSLSASTPRREPSSQRGHIHTHTHTHTHTHTHTHTHTHTHTHTHTHTHTHTHTQLLIR; this comes from the exons ATGGACTCGGATTCAGAAGTGGAGGG GATCCTACAGGGTAGCCGTAACCAGGAGAGACCTCCCTCTAGCTATGGCTCCATGAagagtgatgaagaggaggacgaGAACATCACTGAGGCTCAGCCCTCAGTTGGCAAATCGGAACTACACACCTTCACTACATATAcagg GGTCCTGCTGAACCGCAACGTGTCTCCAGAGACAGTCTTCACTGAGACCACACACCAGCAGTCTGTCAGCAAGAACCCCCAGGAGAGAACCTTCATCACagagaggtcacacacacacacacaccagcagtctGTCAGCAAGCACCCCCAGGAGAGAACCTTCATCACagagaggtcacacacacacaccacacacaccacacaccagcaGTCTGTCAGCAAGCACCCCCAGGAGAGAACCTTCATCACAGagaggtctcacacacacacatacacacaccacacaccagcaGTCTGTCAGCAAGCACCCCCAGGAGAGAACCTTCATCACAGagaggtctcacacacacacacacacaccagcagtctGTCAGCAAGCACCCCCAGGAGAGAACCTTCATCACagagaggaaacacacacacacacacaccacacaccagcaGTCTCAGCAAGCACCCCCAGGAGAGAACCTTCATCACagagaggtcacacacacacacacacacacacacacacacacacacacacacacacacacacacacacacacacacatacacacacacaccagcagtctGTCAGCTAGCACCCCCAGGAGAGAACCTTCATCACAGagaggtcacacacacataccacacacaccagCAGTCTGTCAGCAAGCACCCCCAGGAGAGAACCTTCATCACAGagaggtctcacacacacacacaccacacacaccagcagTCTGTCAGCAAGCACCCCCAGGAGAGAACCTTCATCACAGagag gtctcacacacacacacacaccagcagtctGTCAGCAAGCACCCCCAGGAGAGAACCTTCATCACagagaggtcacacacacacacatacacacacacacacacacaccacacaccagcaGTCTGTCAGCAAGCACCCCCAGGAGAGAACCTTCATCACagagaggtcacacacacacaccacacaccagcaGTCTGTCAGCAAGCACCCCCAGGAGAGAACCTTCATCACAGagaggtctcacacacacacacaccagcagtctGTCAGCAAGCACCCCCAGGAGAGAACCTTAATCACAGagaggtctcacacacacacaccacacaccagtaGTCTGTCAGCAAGCACCCCCAGGAGAGAACCTTCATCACAGAGaggtctcacacacatacacacaccacacaccagcaGTCTGTCAGCAAGCACCCCCAGGAGAGAACCTTCATCACAGAGAGGTCACACACACCAGCAGTCTGTCAGCAAGCACCCCCAGGAGAGAACCTTCATCACagagaggtcacacacacacaccagcagtctGTCAGCAAGCACCCCCAGGAGAGAACCTTCATCACAGAGAggtctcacacaccacacacaccacacaccagcaGTCTGTCAGCAAGCACCCCCAGGAGAGAACCTTCATCACagagag gtcacatacacacacacaccagcagtctGTCAGCAAGCACCCCCAGGAGAGAACTTTCATCACagagaggtcacacacacacacatacacacgccacacacaccaGCAGTCTGTCAGCAAGCACCCCCAGGAGAGAACCTTCATCACAGagaggtctcacacacacacacacaccagcagtctGTCAGCAAGCACCCCCAGGAGAGAACCTTCATCACagagag gtctcacacacacaccacacacaccacacacaccagcagTCTGTCAGCAAGCACCCCCAGGAGAGAACCTTCATCACAGagaggtctcacacacacacacaccacacacaccagcagTCTGTCAGCAAGCACCCCCAGGAGAGAACCTTCATCACAGagaggtctcacacacacacacacacaccagcagtctGTCAGCAAGCACCCCCAGGAGAGAACCTTCATCACTGAGAgatcacatatacacacacacacaccacacaccagcaGTCTGTCAGCAAGCACCCCCAGGAGAGAACCTTCATCACagagaggtcacacacacacacatacacacacacacacacacaccacacaccagcaGTCTGTCAGCAAGCACCCCCAGGAGAGAACCTTCATCACagagaggtcacacacacacaccacacaccagcaGTCTGTCAGCAAGCACCCCCAGGAGAGAACCTTAATCACAGagaggtctcacacacacaccacacacaccagcagTCTGTCAGCAAGCACCCCCAGGAGAGAACCTTCATCACAGagaggtctcacacacacacacaccacacacaccagcagTCTGTCAGCAAGCACCCCCAGGAGAGAACCTTCATCACAGagaggtctcacacacacacacacaccagcagtctGTCAGCAAGCACCCCCAGGAGAGAACCTTCATCACAGAGAgatcacatatacacacacacacacacacacaccacacaccagcaGTCTGTCAGCAAGCACCCCCAGGAGAGAACCTTCATCACAGAGaggtcacat acacacacacacacacacacacacacacacacacacacacacacacacacacacacacacacacacacacacacacacacacacacacacacacacacacacacagttgcttATCAGGTAA
- the nlrc3l gene encoding LIM domain-containing protein A isoform X32 translates to MDSDSEVEGILQGSRNQERPPSSYGSMKSDEEEDENITEAQPSVGKSELHTFTTYTGVLLNRNVSPETVFTETTHQQSVSKNPQERTFITERSHTHTHQQSVSKHPQERTFITERSHTHTTHTTHQQSVSKHPQERTFITERSHTHTYTHHTPAVCQQAPPGENLHHREVSHTHTHTSSLSASTPRREPSSQRGNTHTHTPHTSSLSKHPQERTFITERSHTHTHTHTHTHTHTHTHTHTHTYTHTPAVCQLAPPGENLHHREVTHTYHTHQQSVSKHPQERTFITERSHTHTHHTHQQSVSKHPQERTFITERSHTHTHTSSLSASTPRREPSSQRGHTHTHTHTHTHTTHQQSVSKHPQERTFITERSHTHTTHQQSVSKHPQERTFITERSHTHTHQQSVSKHPQERTLITERSHTHTPHTSSLSASTPRREPSSQRGLTHIHTPHTSSLSASTPRREPSSQRGHTHQQSVSKHPQERTFITERSHTHTSSLSASTPRREPSSQRGHTHTHTHTHTHTHTHTHTHTHTHTYTHQQSVSKHPQERTFITERSHTHTHTHQQSVSKHPQERTFITERSHTHTTHQQSVSKHPQERTFITERSHTHTHTHTHTHTHTHTHTHTHTHTHTHTHTHTHTHTHTQLLIR, encoded by the exons ATGGACTCGGATTCAGAAGTGGAGGG GATCCTACAGGGTAGCCGTAACCAGGAGAGACCTCCCTCTAGCTATGGCTCCATGAagagtgatgaagaggaggacgaGAACATCACTGAGGCTCAGCCCTCAGTTGGCAAATCGGAACTACACACCTTCACTACATATAcagg GGTCCTGCTGAACCGCAACGTGTCTCCAGAGACAGTCTTCACTGAGACCACACACCAGCAGTCTGTCAGCAAGAACCCCCAGGAGAGAACCTTCATCACagagaggtcacacacacacacacaccagcagtctGTCAGCAAGCACCCCCAGGAGAGAACCTTCATCACagagaggtcacacacacacaccacacacaccacacaccagcaGTCTGTCAGCAAGCACCCCCAGGAGAGAACCTTCATCACAGagaggtctcacacacacacatacacacaccacacaccagcaGTCTGTCAGCAAGCACCCCCAGGAGAGAACCTTCATCACAGagaggtctcacacacacacacacacaccagcagtctGTCAGCAAGCACCCCCAGGAGAGAACCTTCATCACagagaggaaacacacacacacacacaccacacaccagcaGTCTCAGCAAGCACCCCCAGGAGAGAACCTTCATCACagagaggtcacacacacacacacacacacacacacacacacacacacacacacacacacacacacacacacacacatacacacacacaccagcagtctGTCAGCTAGCACCCCCAGGAGAGAACCTTCATCACAGagaggtcacacacacataccacacacaccagCAGTCTGTCAGCAAGCACCCCCAGGAGAGAACCTTCATCACAGagaggtctcacacacacacacaccacacacaccagcagTCTGTCAGCAAGCACCCCCAGGAGAGAACCTTCATCACAGagag gtctcacacacacacacacaccagcagtctGTCAGCAAGCACCCCCAGGAGAGAACCTTCATCACagagaggtcacacacacacacatacacacacacacacacacaccacacaccagcaGTCTGTCAGCAAGCACCCCCAGGAGAGAACCTTCATCACagagaggtcacacacacacaccacacaccagcaGTCTGTCAGCAAGCACCCCCAGGAGAGAACCTTCATCACAGagaggtctcacacacacacacaccagcagtctGTCAGCAAGCACCCCCAGGAGAGAACCTTAATCACAGagaggtctcacacacacacaccacacaccagtaGTCTGTCAGCAAGCACCCCCAGGAGAGAACCTTCATCACAGAGaggtctcacacacatacacacaccacacaccagcaGTCTGTCAGCAAGCACCCCCAGGAGAGAACCTTCATCACAGAGAGGTCACACACACCAGCAGTCTGTCAGCAAGCACCCCCAGGAGAGAACCTTCATCACagagaggtcacacacacacaccagcagtctGTCAGCAAGCACCCCCAGGAGAGAACCTTCATCACAGAGAg gtcacacacacacacacacacacacacacacacacacacacacacacacacacacacacacacacacacacacatacacacaccagcaGTCTGTCAGCAAGCACCCTCAGGAGAGAACCTTCATCACAGagaggtctcacacacacacacacacacaccagcagtctGTCAGCAAGCACCCCCAGGAGAGAACCTTCATCACAGAgaggtcac acacacacaccacacaccagcaGTCTGTCAGCAAGCACCCCCAGGAGAGAACCTTCATCACagagaggtcacacacacacac acacacacacacacacacacacacacacacacacacacacacacacacacacacacacacacacacacacacacacacacacacacacacacacacacacacacagttgcttATCAGGTAA